From Penicillium psychrofluorescens genome assembly, chromosome: 1, one genomic window encodes:
- a CDS encoding uncharacterized protein (ID:PFLUO_000793-T1.cds;~source:funannotate) — protein MAITILPPVVDDLGHRPPYHAESDDSMSVDSDEDIDMTGTGSRPHKRPRLGGKIGTGVVTPGEVVTDDPQWMRGHGTYINPLSTSIIATVAGTVHKTNKLLSVHPLRARYTPEIGDLVVGRIVEVQSRRWKVDVAAPLLAQLPLSAINLPGGILRRRTSADELQIRSFFSEGDLVVAEVQSVHQDGSASLHTRSLKYGKLRNGVFLAVAGTGGSGASSSNVKGGVGSGSSGAGANPGGAGGVVRSRRQVWTADTANGGGEVDIILGVNGYIWISKHTDGAAAASSTTENVSITRMEEMVSSSIYSSQNDEIAPQTRREIARLAQCIQVLVQGGVRVEEGTVMGAYEASLQVDLEVGDDGEDEEDRQEGREYLEGSKARRILELEVQQR, from the exons ATGGCCATTACGATCTTACCCCCAGTGGTCGATGACCTCGGTCACCGCCCGCCCTATCACGCCGAGTCAGATGACTCAATGTCGGTGGACTCAGATGAGGACATCGACATGACCGGCACCGGCTCGCGACCTCACAAGCGACCACGCCTAGGAGGCAAGATTGGGACTGGGGTTGTCACACCGGGTGAAGTCGTCACAGATGATCCACAATGGATGAG AGGTCACGGCACATATATCAATCCTCTCTCAACATCCATTATTGCTACAGTAGCAGGCACAGTCCACAAAACCAACAAGCTCCTTTCCGTCCACCCCCTGCGCGCTCGCTACACGCCCGAGATCGGCGATTTGGTCGTGGGACGCATTGTCGAGGTCCAGTCGCGGCGGTGGAAAGTGGATGTGGCCGCACCGCTGCTGGCACAGCTCCCTCTTTCCGCCATAAATCTGCCCGGTGGGATCCTGCGACGCCGAACGAGCGCCGACGAGCTTCAGATCCGGAGTTTTTTCAGCGAGGGCGATCTCGTGGTTGCAGAAGTACAGAGTGTGCATCAGGACGGGTCGGCCTCGTTACATACCCGATCTCTGAAGTACGGGAAACTCCGGAATGGCGTTTTCCTCGCGGTGGCGGGCACGGGAGGAAGCggcgcatccagctccaACGTCAAAGGCGGAGTtgggtctgggtcttccGGGGCAGGCGCCAATCCTGGGGGCGCGGGAGGTGTGGTACGGTCACGACGACAAGTGTGGACGGCGGACACGGccaacggcggcggcgaggtGGATATCATTCTCGGGGTGAACGGGTACATTTGGATCTCAAAGCATACCGACGGGGCGGCGGCTGCGTCATCGACTACGGAGAATGTCTCGATTACGCgcatggaggagatggtgtCCAGCTCGATCTACTCCAGCCAAAACGACGAGATTGCACCGCAGACCCGGCGGGAAATCGCGCGGTTGGCGCAGTGCATCCAGGTGCTGGTGCAGGGCGGGGTGCGCGTGGAGGAGGGCACCGTCATGGGCGCCTACGAGGCTAGTCTGCAGGTGGATCTTGAAgttggggatgatggagaggacgaggaagatcgCCAAGAAGGGCGTGAGTACCTGGAAGGGAGCAAAGCGCGGCGGATTCTCGAACTGGAGGTGCAGCAGCGATAG
- a CDS encoding uncharacterized protein (ID:PFLUO_000794-T1.cds;~source:funannotate), with product MAQEASDARSMAESLPDAPPAPAPAKQTVKSFKKKYAKLKVKFDAATRESETLIREELRIEDLSKRIREQNDQLLEVLLEFNDSIHVSPALRYDLNMPDDTPYLPISEQEIAPLVNDATLARTALKEAKAGVTTGTITASAYRMVEESIKRNKSFVPALQYTTLSQVPHTAPLPTELAKGADHATERRLGYLTPEHETEYYLTLDAKLGDEAAAAQVERMPDPPTFAERERDANNRNPASVYNWLRRNQPQTLQDNEAASEKSTSRPSNQRAAAKRATAQARKDEEMDEDGTDAHPTPKNKRKREEDAGYRPKGGSSRSKKKKEEPTSTPKSNAKKT from the exons ATGGCACAGGAGGCCAGTGATGCTCGGTCCATGGCGGAGAGCCTCCCAGATGCTCCCCCGGCTCCTGCCCCTGCCAAACAGACGGTTAAGTCTTTCAA GAAAAAATATGCAAAGCTCAAGGTCAAGTTTGACGCCGCGACACGCGAGAGTGAGACACTCATCCGCGAAGAGCTGCGCATCGAAGACCTGTCGAAGCGCATCCGGGAACAGAACGA TCAATTGCTTGAAGTCTTGCTCGAGTTCAATGACAGCATTCACGTCTCTCCGGCTTTGCGATACGACTTGAACATGCCGGATGATACACCCTACCTGCCGATATCCGAGCAAGAGATTGCACCCTTGGTCAATGATGCGACTCTTGCCCGGACGGCActgaaggaggccaaggcggGGGTGACCACAGGCACGATCACGGCTAGCGCGTACCGGATGGTCGAAGAAAGCATCAAACGCAACAAGTCGTTCGTCCCGGCTTTGCAATACACCACTCTCTCTCAAGTCCCCCACACGGCGCCGCTACCAACAGAACTGGCCAAGGGAGCTGACCACGCCACCGAGCGCAGACTCGGATATCTCACACCGGAACATGAAACCGAGTACTACCTGACTCTGGATGCCaagctcggcgacgaggcaGCAGCCGCGCAGGTCGAACGTATGCCCGATCCGCCCACTTTTGCAGAACGTGAGCGAGATGCGAACAATCGAAACCCGGCATCGGTCTACAATTGGCTGCGCCGCAATCAGCCTCAGACATTACAAGATAACGAGGCTGCGTCGGAGAAGTCCACATCACGACCCTCGAACCAGCGGGCTGCCGCCAAACGGgccacggcgcaggcgcgtaaggatgaggagatggatgaagatgggaCAGATGCACACCCTACCCCGAAGAACAAGCGAAAGCGAGAAGAGGACGCTGGCTATCGGCCCAAGGGTGGCAGCAGTCGttcgaagaagaagaaagaagagccTACGTCGACCCCTAAAAGCAATGCTAAAAAGACATGA